A genomic region of [Eubacterium] eligens ATCC 27750 contains the following coding sequences:
- a CDS encoding FRG domain-containing protein has product MLYKIQNFENKTPSDISYEEIELACGKKIKVYDIEMVHDLTQFIGFGKYMNNQKCNVYLRGQNDLYNGKLIPSLYRGRTNLESITKKYNKRMNKLKVDIDSFSQYDRCVLEPLLQHYGVKTTYLDLVDNVWVALWFALHQTKSESINSHEYVYYSSNTNKYSYIILVATDAINVSDKNGVYEGETTRLVDLRKALPSYFLRPHAQHAYMLKKKGEIESDYSDLIIGIAKIPTELGFKWIGTSEFLTVSSLFPAAYFDSGYKILLKKYPEEEQGIINQYGSIQILTD; this is encoded by the coding sequence ATGTTATATAAAATCCAAAATTTTGAGAATAAAACACCATCAGACATTTCTTATGAGGAAATAGAACTTGCATGTGGTAAAAAGATAAAAGTATATGATATTGAAATGGTTCATGATTTGACACAGTTTATAGGGTTTGGCAAATATATGAATAATCAAAAATGTAATGTATATTTACGGGGGCAAAATGATTTATATAATGGCAAACTGATACCATCTTTGTATAGAGGACGTACAAATCTAGAGAGTATAACTAAAAAATACAATAAGAGGATGAACAAATTGAAAGTCGATATAGATTCCTTTAGCCAATATGATAGATGTGTATTGGAACCTTTATTGCAGCATTATGGTGTAAAGACCACATATTTAGATCTTGTTGATAATGTCTGGGTGGCATTGTGGTTTGCTCTTCATCAAACCAAAAGTGAATCGATTAATTCACATGAATATGTATATTATTCTAGTAATACAAATAAGTATTCGTATATTATACTAGTTGCAACAGATGCAATAAATGTATCTGATAAAAATGGGGTTTATGAAGGTGAAACAACGCGATTGGTCGATTTAAGAAAGGCATTGCCATCATATTTTTTACGACCACATGCTCAACATGCATATATGTTGAAGAAAAAGGGTGAAATTGAAAGTGACTATTCAGACTTAATAATAGGTATTGCCAAAATCCCAACAGAATTAGGTTTTAAATGGATAGGTACAAGTGAATTCCTAACAGTTAGTTCGCTGTTTCCTGCTGCATATTTCGATTCTGGGTACAAAATTCTTTTGAAAAAGTATCCAGAAGAAGAGCAAGGGATAATTAATCAATATGGGTCAATTCAAATATTGACCGACTAA